In Salinigranum marinum, one DNA window encodes the following:
- a CDS encoding DUF2073 domain-containing protein, which produces MPEATPEPEPEAPDGVQIDLISGARMEKLRSMEKIRLILDGVRDGNIVILEEGLSPEEESKLIEVTMTEISPDEFNGIEIETYPTTGGGGSGFFGKLIGRDSPKKLTVIGPANQIKTLHKDEDFISALVSRK; this is translated from the coding sequence ATGCCTGAAGCGACCCCCGAACCCGAACCGGAAGCCCCCGACGGCGTCCAGATCGACCTCATCAGCGGGGCCCGCATGGAGAAACTGCGGTCGATGGAGAAGATCCGGCTCATCCTCGACGGCGTCCGCGACGGCAACATCGTCATCCTCGAGGAGGGGCTCTCCCCCGAGGAGGAGTCGAAGCTCATCGAGGTGACGATGACCGAGATCAGCCCCGACGAGTTCAACGGCATCGAGATCGAGACCTACCCCACGACGGGAGGCGGCGGGAGCGGCTTCTTCGGGAAACTCATCGGCCGGGACTCCCCGAAGAAGCTCACCGTCATCGGTCCGGCCAACCAGATCAAGACGCTCCACAAGGACGAGGACTTCATCAGCGCGCTCGTCTCGCGGAAGTAA
- a CDS encoding thiamine ABC transporter substrate-binding protein — protein sequence MDRRDFVRSAGAGGVAALVAGCLGGGTDGSGGDTGSTDGGTEDGTATEAGTETGTTVGSTGSSELVVATYSSFVDAPSSSPGPWLKEQFESEFDATLAWETPENGLNYFIERQLGGAAIDADVYVGLDTNMLIRLDERLSDPLFAPVPEGALDRRGEVKSSLEFDPQGRAVPYDTGYICLVWNETETTAPETFDGLLDPAHAGELIVQNPTSSATGQAFLLHTVAAKGEDGYLDYWEGLKNNDVRVLGNWDDAYNAYSNGEAPMVVSYSTDQVFANEYDEPMEEHQLRFLNDQGYANPEGMARFAASEKEGLANEFMDFVLSPEVQAGIAVRNVQFPATTTAELPAEFAEFAHEPPEAVTFTYDELKGSLGEWTDAWARAFASK from the coding sequence CGCGGCGCTCGTCGCGGGCTGTCTCGGCGGCGGAACCGACGGGAGTGGCGGGGACACGGGGTCGACCGACGGCGGAACGGAGGACGGGACCGCGACCGAGGCGGGGACGGAAACCGGGACCACGGTCGGGTCGACGGGGTCGTCCGAACTCGTCGTCGCCACGTACAGTTCGTTCGTTGACGCGCCGAGTTCCTCGCCCGGGCCGTGGCTGAAAGAGCAGTTCGAGTCCGAGTTCGACGCCACGCTCGCGTGGGAGACGCCCGAGAACGGGCTGAACTACTTCATCGAACGCCAGCTGGGGGGTGCGGCCATCGACGCCGACGTCTACGTCGGCCTGGACACGAACATGCTCATCCGACTCGACGAGCGGCTCTCGGACCCGCTCTTTGCGCCCGTGCCGGAGGGCGCGCTCGACCGGCGCGGCGAGGTGAAGTCGTCGCTGGAGTTCGACCCTCAGGGCCGGGCGGTGCCGTACGACACGGGCTACATCTGTCTCGTGTGGAACGAGACCGAAACGACGGCCCCCGAGACGTTCGACGGCCTGCTCGACCCGGCCCACGCGGGCGAACTCATCGTGCAGAACCCCACGTCGAGCGCGACGGGCCAGGCGTTTCTCCTCCACACGGTCGCCGCGAAGGGCGAAGACGGCTATCTCGACTACTGGGAGGGGCTGAAGAACAACGACGTCCGAGTGCTCGGCAACTGGGACGACGCGTACAACGCTTACTCGAACGGTGAGGCCCCGATGGTGGTGTCGTACTCGACCGATCAGGTGTTCGCCAACGAGTACGACGAACCCATGGAGGAACACCAGCTCCGCTTCCTGAACGACCAGGGTTACGCGAACCCCGAGGGGATGGCCCGGTTCGCGGCGAGCGAGAAGGAGGGATTGGCGAACGAGTTCATGGACTTCGTGCTCTCGCCGGAGGTCCAAGCGGGCATCGCGGTCCGGAACGTCCAGTTCCCGGCGACGACGACGGCGGAACTCCCCGCGGAGTTCGCGGAGTTCGCCCACGAGCCCCCGGAGGCCGTCACCTTCACGTACGACGAACTGAAGGGTTCGCTCGGTGAGTGGACCGACGCGTGGGCCCGAGCGTTCGCCAGCAAGTGA
- a CDS encoding class I SAM-dependent methyltransferase: MSVRDEFDAWAADGRDRGMEQRHWHTAKHVLARMPVESGDAVLDLGSGSGYAARALREAGGAGRAVGLDGAPAMVENAREYTDDPMVEFVVGDFDELPFADDAFDHCFSMEAFYYAPDPVHTLEELARVLRPGGTFYCAVNFYEENVHSHEWQERISVPMTRWSADEYRAGFREAGLYVAEQDNVPDTEIEIPPAEAFPTEEFETREAMVERYRELGTLLTVGVAP, from the coding sequence ATGAGCGTCCGTGACGAGTTCGACGCCTGGGCCGCCGACGGTCGCGACCGCGGGATGGAGCAGCGCCACTGGCACACCGCCAAACACGTCCTCGCGCGGATGCCGGTCGAGTCGGGCGACGCCGTCCTCGATCTCGGCTCCGGGAGCGGCTACGCCGCCCGTGCCCTGCGCGAAGCCGGCGGCGCGGGGCGCGCGGTGGGACTCGACGGCGCGCCCGCCATGGTCGAAAACGCCCGCGAGTACACCGACGACCCCATGGTGGAGTTCGTCGTCGGCGACTTCGACGAACTCCCCTTCGCCGACGACGCGTTCGACCACTGCTTCTCGATGGAGGCGTTCTACTACGCACCCGACCCGGTCCACACGCTCGAGGAACTCGCCCGCGTGCTCCGGCCCGGCGGGACGTTCTACTGCGCCGTCAACTTCTACGAGGAGAACGTCCACTCCCACGAGTGGCAAGAGCGCATCTCGGTCCCGATGACGCGCTGGTCGGCCGACGAGTACCGCGCGGGCTTTCGCGAGGCGGGGCTGTACGTCGCCGAACAGGACAATGTTCCGGACACCGAGATCGAGATCCCGCCCGCCGAGGCGTTCCCGACCGAGGAGTTCGAGACGCGCGAGGCGATGGTCGAGCGCTACCGCGAGCTCGGCACCCTCCTGACGGTCGGCGTCGCTCCCTGA
- a CDS encoding aryl-sulfate sulfotransferase, with translation MPSDRPDDESSPSSSSGSSSFLSIRGGTALAVASVGLFVLSLVAGMALAPSVESAGPAGADPASATELGTDPNVTFVGVQGDPNGRVVALDAGGTVVWESEPSLSYHDVSVLPNGTLLASYIQEGREQCGPYEPPCARTGFRLIEMRPNAVGDAREEIRLEWSYPVRTAQASEVHDTERLPSGEYVVADMEYESIFTVDPETGARTWVWNASSHYDPPPDPTRGDWLHINDVDFIGEDRFLVSVRNADQVLIIERGDGERGGQVVEVINEQRDTDLLRKQHNPQWLGPGAVLVADSENDRVVELHEIDGEWQVVWEVKSAGGIPFDWPRDADRLANGNTLVTDSRNNRVVELNESGGVVWSASVSGLPYEADRGRDEYPAGPPYAGGGTDGANSSNEATAGPTSIGKSAVRLPVFHYALSSLRHVAPVPHWVSQWHVLTLVLAAVGVVVGIGWNRWAG, from the coding sequence ATGCCCTCCGATCGCCCCGACGACGAGTCGTCCCCGTCTTCGTCGTCCGGTTCGTCGTCCTTCCTGTCGATCCGAGGCGGAACCGCCCTCGCAGTCGCGTCCGTCGGACTGTTCGTCCTCTCGCTCGTCGCCGGGATGGCGCTCGCGCCGTCGGTCGAATCCGCGGGACCCGCGGGGGCCGACCCCGCCTCGGCCACGGAACTTGGAACCGACCCCAACGTGACGTTCGTCGGGGTCCAGGGCGACCCGAACGGGCGCGTCGTCGCCCTCGACGCCGGCGGAACCGTCGTCTGGGAGAGCGAGCCGTCGCTGTCGTACCACGACGTGTCGGTGCTCCCGAACGGGACGCTCCTCGCGTCGTACATCCAAGAGGGGCGCGAGCAGTGCGGGCCGTACGAGCCCCCCTGCGCGCGGACGGGCTTCCGGCTGATCGAGATGCGCCCGAACGCCGTCGGCGACGCGCGCGAGGAGATCCGTCTCGAGTGGTCGTACCCCGTCCGGACGGCACAGGCGAGCGAAGTTCACGACACGGAGCGGTTGCCGAGCGGTGAGTACGTCGTCGCAGACATGGAGTACGAGAGCATCTTCACGGTCGATCCGGAGACGGGAGCGCGGACGTGGGTCTGGAACGCCAGCAGCCACTACGACCCGCCGCCGGATCCCACGCGGGGAGACTGGCTCCACATCAACGACGTCGATTTCATCGGTGAGGACCGCTTCCTCGTGTCGGTTCGCAACGCCGATCAGGTGCTTATCATCGAGCGTGGAGACGGCGAGCGGGGCGGCCAGGTCGTGGAGGTGATCAACGAGCAGCGCGACACCGACCTCCTCAGAAAGCAGCACAACCCGCAGTGGCTCGGTCCGGGAGCGGTGCTCGTCGCCGACTCGGAGAACGACCGGGTCGTCGAGTTGCACGAAATCGACGGGGAGTGGCAGGTCGTCTGGGAGGTAAAGTCCGCCGGCGGCATCCCCTTCGACTGGCCGCGTGACGCCGACCGACTGGCGAACGGCAACACGCTCGTCACCGACAGCCGGAACAACCGCGTCGTCGAACTGAACGAGTCCGGTGGTGTCGTCTGGAGCGCGTCGGTGAGCGGCCTCCCGTACGAAGCCGACCGGGGCCGCGACGAGTATCCCGCCGGCCCGCCGTACGCCGGCGGGGGAACGGACGGCGCGAACAGCTCGAACGAGGCGACGGCCGGCCCGACCTCGATCGGTAAGTCGGCGGTCAGACTACCGGTGTTCCACTACGCGCTGTCGAGCCTCCGGCACGTCGCGCCGGTGCCGCACTGGGTCTCCCAGTGGCACGTCCTGACGCTCGTTCTCGCGGCCGTCGGGGTGGTGGTGGGGATAGGATGGAACCGGTGGGCGGGGTAA
- a CDS encoding DUF7090 family protein, translated as MDYTLAIENAPETVPGGTGLLLLHPSIGETDRIDTDFLKTDTDHFLVVSTRTTAREVEQKLEHYDVDESRAVILDSISVERGYSRRRTDHIHYVRSPDDLAGIVEQVRGFLETHDGKLRVSVDSVTEMAYYADVDQAYAATEELLELLAEHGAVGLFHLSKEVHDDETLERFRGLFDGVIDLGVEGDVSYDDGS; from the coding sequence ATGGATTACACCCTCGCCATCGAGAACGCCCCCGAGACGGTACCGGGCGGCACGGGACTGTTGCTCCTCCATCCGAGCATCGGCGAGACGGACCGGATCGACACCGACTTTCTGAAGACCGACACCGATCACTTCCTCGTCGTCTCGACCCGCACCACGGCCAGGGAGGTCGAACAGAAGCTCGAACACTACGACGTCGACGAGTCCCGGGCGGTCATTCTCGACTCCATCTCGGTCGAGCGCGGCTACTCGCGCCGGCGCACCGACCACATCCACTACGTCCGCTCGCCGGACGACCTGGCAGGGATCGTCGAACAGGTCCGCGGCTTCCTCGAAACCCACGACGGGAAGCTCCGGGTGAGCGTCGACTCGGTCACCGAGATGGCCTACTACGCCGACGTCGACCAGGCGTACGCGGCGACAGAAGAACTGCTCGAACTGCTGGCGGAACACGGCGCAGTCGGGCTCTTCCACCTCTCGAAAGAGGTCCACGACGACGAGACGCTCGAACGCTTCCGCGGGCTGTTCGACGGCGTCATCGACCTCGGCGTCGAGGGAGACGTCAGCTACGACGACGGGTCGTAA
- a CDS encoding ABC transporter permease: protein MSGASGRLARVRGVGERALVPAMAAATAVVLLVVFYYPVGTVFVESVVVAGEFTLDPLREILTSEFYLVDILGFTAYQAALSTLASVALGLPGAWILSRFDFPGRRTLRSVTILPFVLPSIMVAIGFVAMFGREGTLNTALALVGAGPVELLFTLEAVIVAHAFYNAPLVTRVVTAAWESVDARAVETARSLGASPTRAFRDVVLPQLLPAVAVGATLTFVFTFASFPIVLALGGFQLATVEVWIFKLVTDLDYPEAAALATVETGVSLALTYAYLRYEGRTTGQAAGASPLPRRSLLPDSVGARALLTRAAVFGYGVVVCIVFVGPIVSMLLASVTGSEGWTLAHYRFLVERQATGASFQVKPWPAIRNSIFFGVATLAVALPMGVVVGVLSARKGLGRKVVDTLAMAPLAVSGIVVGLGLLRGLVFGVDLFGTRVAVTGAAAIVAAHAVAAYPFVTRNVAPLLSRLDPRLVESARSLGATRARALWDIELPLVSAGVVAGAAFAFAISVGEFDSTVILASGSGSYTMPVAVERYLGRRLGPATAMGSVLLVVTAASFVVIDRFGGRWES from the coding sequence GTGAGCGGAGCGAGTGGGCGGCTCGCCCGCGTCCGGGGGGTCGGCGAGCGCGCGCTCGTCCCCGCGATGGCGGCTGCGACGGCCGTCGTCCTCCTCGTCGTCTTCTACTACCCCGTCGGGACGGTGTTCGTCGAGAGCGTCGTCGTCGCCGGGGAGTTCACGCTCGACCCCCTTCGTGAGATCCTGACCTCGGAGTTCTACCTCGTCGACATCCTCGGCTTCACCGCGTACCAGGCGGCGCTGTCCACCCTCGCCAGCGTCGCGCTCGGCCTACCGGGGGCGTGGATCCTCTCGCGGTTCGACTTCCCCGGCCGGCGGACCCTTCGATCAGTAACGATCCTCCCGTTCGTCCTCCCGTCGATCATGGTCGCCATCGGCTTCGTGGCGATGTTCGGCCGGGAGGGGACGCTTAACACCGCCCTGGCGCTGGTTGGAGCCGGCCCGGTCGAGCTGCTGTTCACGCTCGAAGCCGTGATCGTCGCCCACGCCTTCTACAACGCGCCGCTCGTGACGCGCGTCGTGACGGCGGCGTGGGAGAGCGTCGACGCCCGGGCGGTCGAGACCGCACGGAGCCTCGGAGCGTCGCCGACGCGGGCGTTCCGCGACGTGGTCCTCCCGCAGTTGCTTCCGGCGGTGGCCGTCGGCGCGACGCTGACGTTCGTCTTCACGTTCGCCTCGTTTCCCATCGTCCTCGCGCTCGGCGGCTTCCAGCTCGCCACGGTCGAGGTGTGGATCTTCAAGCTCGTCACCGACCTCGACTACCCCGAGGCGGCCGCACTGGCGACCGTCGAGACGGGGGTCTCGCTCGCGCTTACCTACGCGTACCTCCGGTACGAGGGCCGCACGACGGGCCAGGCGGCCGGCGCGAGCCCCCTCCCCAGACGGTCGCTCCTGCCCGACTCCGTCGGCGCCAGGGCGCTCCTGACGCGCGCCGCCGTCTTCGGCTACGGCGTCGTCGTCTGCATCGTGTTCGTCGGACCCATCGTCAGCATGCTGCTCGCGAGCGTCACCGGCTCGGAGGGGTGGACCCTCGCACACTACCGCTTTCTCGTCGAGCGGCAGGCGACGGGGGCGTCGTTCCAGGTGAAGCCGTGGCCGGCCATCCGCAACTCGATCTTCTTCGGCGTCGCGACGCTGGCCGTGGCGCTCCCGATGGGGGTCGTCGTCGGCGTGCTCTCGGCGCGGAAGGGGCTCGGGCGGAAGGTGGTCGACACCCTGGCGATGGCACCGCTCGCGGTGTCGGGCATCGTCGTCGGCCTCGGGCTCCTCCGCGGGCTGGTGTTCGGCGTCGACCTCTTCGGGACGCGCGTGGCGGTCACCGGTGCGGCCGCAATCGTCGCGGCCCACGCCGTCGCCGCCTACCCGTTCGTCACGCGGAACGTCGCGCCGTTACTCTCCCGGCTCGACCCGCGGCTCGTCGAGTCCGCGCGGAGCCTCGGGGCGACGCGGGCGCGGGCGCTCTGGGACATCGAACTCCCGCTCGTGTCCGCCGGCGTCGTCGCCGGCGCGGCGTTCGCGTTCGCCATCAGCGTCGGCGAGTTCGACTCGACCGTGATCCTCGCGTCGGGGTCGGGAAGCTACACCATGCCCGTCGCCGTCGAACGCTACCTGGGGCGGCGGCTGGGGCCGGCGACGGCGATGGGCTCCGTGCTCCTCGTCGTGACCGCCGCGAGCTTCGTCGTCATCGACCGGTTTGGGGGGAGATGGGAGTCGTGA
- a CDS encoding DUF2391 family protein — protein sequence MVGKNRRFAVADTAQQVVGGFLLAGPFVVTEEVWVLARSMSAVQGLFTFLIVLGIGYGALYKADDRDPDREVDIAGVPVRFVSLISVAYLSVFILALAFDAPGTFLADIAEADPTSTTVLGVTVSVAVLGVTLKATSVGAVFSVIGAATADSLF from the coding sequence ATGGTCGGGAAGAACAGACGGTTCGCGGTCGCGGACACCGCCCAGCAGGTCGTCGGTGGCTTCCTCCTCGCCGGCCCGTTCGTCGTCACCGAGGAGGTGTGGGTGCTCGCGCGGAGCATGTCCGCGGTGCAGGGACTGTTCACCTTCCTGATCGTCCTCGGGATCGGCTACGGGGCCCTGTACAAGGCTGACGACCGCGACCCCGACCGCGAGGTCGACATCGCCGGCGTCCCCGTCCGCTTCGTCTCGCTCATCTCCGTCGCGTACCTCTCGGTGTTCATCCTCGCCCTCGCGTTCGACGCCCCCGGGACGTTCCTCGCGGACATCGCCGAGGCGGACCCGACGTCGACCACCGTCCTCGGGGTGACAGTGAGTGTGGCCGTTCTCGGGGTGACGCTGAAGGCGACGAGCGTCGGCGCGGTGTTCAGCGTCATCGGTGCGGCGACGGCCGACTCGCTGTTCTGA
- a CDS encoding Zn-ribbon domain-containing protein, with amino-acid sequence MPHQCTNCERVFADGSKEMLSGCPDCGGNKFQFQPSSATATGDATEPDDATPPADDQSGSDPAPPSTASNPPERSSSDPGPHPDPDPASASPTSARQRPTADSEASTGSSAPSSSTTPPADGTDADTDVERRTDTPTDGRPPAEDNAQASARTDMVSPDELADAATDRSTPPTDDVDGRVIEPQSDDRPGLDELREELNSQFESIKIVSPGQYELNLMELYDRQEYIISLQEDGRYVIEVPDSWGDRDGE; translated from the coding sequence ATGCCCCACCAGTGTACCAACTGCGAACGGGTGTTCGCCGACGGCTCGAAGGAGATGCTCTCAGGCTGTCCCGACTGTGGCGGCAACAAGTTCCAGTTTCAGCCCTCGTCGGCGACGGCCACCGGAGACGCCACCGAACCCGACGACGCGACCCCACCCGCCGACGACCAGAGCGGGTCCGACCCCGCTCCTCCGTCGACGGCTTCGAACCCACCCGAGCGGTCGTCCTCAGACCCCGGCCCCCATCCCGACCCTGACCCCGCGTCCGCGTCGCCGACCTCCGCTCGACAGCGACCGACGGCGGACTCAGAGGCCAGCACGGGGTCGTCTGCCCCGTCCTCGTCGACGACGCCGCCCGCCGACGGCACCGACGCGGACACGGACGTCGAACGGCGGACCGACACCCCCACGGACGGACGCCCCCCCGCAGAGGACAACGCGCAGGCGAGCGCGCGGACGGACATGGTCAGCCCCGACGAACTCGCGGACGCCGCGACGGACCGGTCCACTCCCCCCACCGACGACGTCGACGGACGGGTCATCGAGCCCCAGAGCGACGACCGTCCCGGCCTCGACGAACTCCGCGAGGAACTCAACAGCCAGTTCGAGAGCATCAAGATCGTCAGCCCCGGGCAGTACGAACTCAATCTGATGGAACTGTACGACAGACAGGAGTACATCATCTCCCTCCAGGAGGACGGTCGGTACGTCATCGAGGTCCCCGACTCGTGGGGCGACCGCGACGGCGAGTGA
- a CDS encoding Era-like GTP-binding protein: protein MGLLTDLRDSISRVVDRLFVDAEPKRIGIYGPPNAGKTTLANRIARDWTGDAVGPESHIPHETRRARRKENVEIERNGKTVTIDIVDTPGVTTKVDYKEFIEHDMEKEDAVRRSREATEGVAEAMHWLREDVDGVIYVLDSTQDPFTQVNTMLIGIIESQDLPVLIFANKIDLDESNVQRIASAYPQHETVPLSALEGENMDEVYEKIAEYFG, encoded by the coding sequence ATGGGACTGCTTACAGACCTCAGAGACAGCATATCGCGCGTGGTCGATCGGCTGTTCGTCGACGCCGAACCCAAGCGGATCGGTATCTACGGACCCCCCAACGCCGGGAAGACGACGCTCGCGAACCGAATCGCACGCGACTGGACGGGTGACGCGGTCGGGCCCGAGAGCCACATCCCGCACGAGACCCGCCGTGCCCGTCGAAAGGAGAACGTCGAGATCGAACGCAACGGCAAGACCGTCACGATCGACATCGTCGACACGCCGGGAGTGACGACGAAAGTCGACTACAAGGAGTTCATCGAGCACGACATGGAGAAGGAAGACGCCGTCCGGCGCTCCCGGGAGGCGACCGAAGGCGTCGCCGAGGCCATGCACTGGCTCCGCGAGGACGTCGACGGCGTCATCTACGTTCTGGACTCCACGCAGGATCCGTTCACGCAGGTGAACACGATGCTCATCGGCATCATCGAGAGCCAGGACCTTCCAGTCCTCATTTTCGCGAACAAGATCGACCTCGACGAGTCGAACGTCCAGCGCATCGCGAGCGCCTACCCACAACACGAGACCGTCCCCCTCTCGGCGCTCGAAGGCGAGAACATGGACGAAGTGTACGAGAAGATCGCGGAGTACTTCGGGTGA
- a CDS encoding ABC transporter ATP-binding protein encodes MTSLDLSGVTKRYDGTTALDDVSLSVDDGEFFTLVGPSGCGKTTTLRLVAGFEAPTAGRIAFDGRDVAAVPPEARGVGVVFQNYALFPHMTVAENVAYGLRFSDPPGGVSCDERVDDLLALVDLSGFGDRDPTELSGGQQQRVALARALAPGPRVLLLDEPMSALDAQLRERLRGQVRAIQRELGVTTLYVTHDQEEALAVSDRVAVLNGGRVEQVGAPREIYRRPATPFVASFVGDNNLFEGRVVGDGTETGRITVEVAGREFRVTADDPSPRVGSEVTFAVRPEGLRVRSPSTEGDKEREGGADENRLRARIERSEFLGETTRVWLDWKGRELTVRTVDPLDGAVTVGFDPADARVVGVEGEREASGND; translated from the coding sequence ATGACCTCTCTCGACCTCTCGGGCGTCACGAAGCGCTACGACGGCACGACCGCCCTCGACGACGTCTCGCTGTCGGTTGACGACGGCGAGTTCTTCACCCTCGTCGGTCCCTCGGGCTGTGGCAAGACGACCACGCTCCGACTCGTGGCGGGCTTCGAGGCACCCACCGCGGGCCGGATCGCCTTCGACGGCCGCGACGTCGCGGCGGTTCCGCCCGAAGCGCGCGGCGTCGGTGTCGTCTTCCAGAACTACGCGCTCTTTCCGCACATGACCGTCGCCGAGAATGTCGCCTACGGGCTCCGGTTTTCGGACCCGCCCGGCGGCGTCTCGTGCGACGAGCGCGTCGACGACCTGCTCGCGCTCGTCGACCTCTCGGGGTTCGGCGACCGCGACCCCACGGAGCTGTCGGGCGGCCAGCAACAGCGCGTGGCGCTCGCTCGGGCACTCGCACCCGGGCCGCGGGTCCTCCTCCTCGACGAGCCGATGAGCGCGCTCGACGCGCAGTTGCGCGAACGCCTGCGTGGGCAGGTCCGGGCGATCCAGCGCGAACTCGGGGTCACGACGCTGTACGTCACCCACGACCAGGAGGAGGCGCTCGCGGTCTCCGACCGCGTCGCGGTGCTGAACGGCGGCCGGGTCGAACAGGTCGGCGCTCCACGGGAGATCTACCGACGGCCGGCGACGCCGTTCGTCGCGTCGTTCGTCGGCGACAACAACCTGTTCGAGGGTCGCGTCGTCGGAGACGGGACCGAGACGGGACGGATCACCGTCGAGGTCGCCGGCCGGGAGTTCCGGGTCACCGCCGACGATCCGTCCCCGCGCGTCGGCTCCGAGGTGACGTTCGCCGTCCGCCCCGAAGGACTGCGCGTGCGCTCGCCATCGACCGAGGGAGACAAAGAACGCGAGGGTGGAGCCGATGAGAACCGGCTCCGAGCCCGGATCGAGCGGTCTGAGTTCCTCGGCGAGACGACCCGGGTGTGGCTCGACTGGAAGGGACGGGAACTCACCGTACGGACAGTCGATCCGCTCGACGGCGCGGTGACGGTGGGCTTCGACCCGGCGGACGCCCGGGTCGTCGGCGTCGAGGGCGAACGGGAAGCGAGCGGGAACGACTGA
- a CDS encoding DUF7089 family protein, with the protein MPTFERRSLTGEAAAVHDAYAPDALVLDVGRDFETLPPAVAEDLGLLADALDPATYPQEWLPDDAPAALVRYAGSDFTIGLPSDGTVLWTRQTVPPTVLVKFRARGTPEAFLEFLLAEAFVQLSLDVPESFFPFFGDRYPDLDRAVDSGPVDTYQVAAALFDAWVGLHTREVFADWADDYPGLFDTWDDAGDRLAGRLTDLASEVARGKTSFAAATEYACSAVKHGLDLPAPFGALDTTAYREYGADYAVRWAEKTFEQLNDA; encoded by the coding sequence ATGCCGACCTTCGAGCGACGGTCACTCACGGGCGAGGCCGCGGCGGTCCACGACGCGTACGCACCCGACGCGCTCGTGTTGGACGTCGGGCGCGACTTCGAGACGCTTCCACCCGCCGTCGCCGAGGACCTCGGCCTCCTCGCCGACGCGCTCGACCCCGCGACGTACCCTCAGGAGTGGCTCCCCGACGACGCGCCCGCGGCGCTCGTCCGCTACGCTGGGTCGGACTTCACTATCGGACTCCCCAGCGACGGCACCGTCCTCTGGACGCGACAGACCGTTCCCCCGACCGTGCTCGTGAAGTTCCGCGCCCGCGGCACGCCCGAGGCGTTCCTCGAATTCCTCCTCGCGGAGGCGTTCGTCCAGCTCTCGCTCGACGTGCCCGAGAGCTTCTTCCCCTTCTTCGGCGACCGCTACCCCGACCTCGACCGGGCGGTCGACTCGGGGCCGGTCGACACCTACCAGGTCGCCGCGGCGCTGTTCGACGCGTGGGTGGGACTCCACACTCGTGAGGTGTTCGCCGACTGGGCGGACGACTACCCCGGGCTCTTCGACACGTGGGACGACGCCGGCGACCGGTTGGCGGGGCGGCTCACCGACCTCGCGAGCGAGGTCGCCCGCGGGAAGACCTCCTTTGCGGCCGCGACCGAGTACGCCTGCTCGGCGGTGAAACACGGGCTTGACCTCCCGGCTCCCTTCGGGGCGCTCGACACGACTGCCTACCGCGAGTACGGCGCGGACTACGCGGTCAGATGGGCGGAAAAGACGTTCGAGCAGTTGAACGACGCCTAG